GCCGCGGGCGTCGCGGGTTTCTTCTTTGCGCGATTCGAGGCCGCCGAATTGCGCAAGAGCGCGGCGGCGGGCTTCGCCGGGCGCCATACCGGCGGCGATATTCGCAGCGGTTTGCTGCTCGACATGGAAGCGAAGCTCGGAGTCGAGCTGAGCATCAAGCCTTGATTTGCGAAAGATGCGGACGAGGCGGTTCATATGCACCTCTGATTCAAGAAGCGTTCAGAGCAAAAGCCAAGGCGAGATCCTTCGCTTCGCTCAGGATGACAACTTAAAACCACGGGCCGATGAAGTCGATCGGCCCCTACAAAAACTCGCCGCATCCTCACCCGTCCGGCGGGCGAGCTCGGGATGACAACGCAAAACTTAAAGCGCGGCGTGCGTTGCACGCCGACGGCCCGATGACTGCAATCGGGCCCTACAAAAACGCTCAACGGCAGATTCCTCGTCGGATGCTAGTCGCATCCTTCTCGGAATGACAAAACCAAATCTCTAAGACCCGCAGACTCGCAGACTCGCAAAATGCGTGAGTCTGCGCGCGGCATCGCGATGCTACTCGGCGGTGCGCAGAATGAGCGCGACGGCATCGGAGATGCGTTCCCAACTGGCCATTTCCGCTTCGAGCTGTTTGCGACCCTTCTTCGTCAGCGCGTAAAATTTTGCTTCGCGGCCCGTTTCCGTGGCGCGCCATTCGGCGCCGAGCAGGCCGCGATTTTCCAAGCGATGCAGTGCGGGATAAAGCGAACCCTGCTGTACCTGAAAAAAATCGCGGGAGATCTGCTGGATGCGCTGCGAAATGGCGTAGCCGTGAATGGGGCCGAGGGCGACGACTTTCAGAATGAGCATGTCGAGCGTGCCCTTGAGAAATTCGGAACGGTCTTCCATCACTGTGCGAGCCATTTTGTGAGCGCTCCTTGTTGACGCCTAGAGATTCGACATATACGCCTAGAGAATCTAGGTGTCAAGAAGAAAGTGGTCAGTGGCCAGTGGACAGTGAGCAGGGCAAGGGGCCAATCTGAATTTTGACTCCTTGTGTCACGATCCAGAAAATTCAAACTGGTCCGCCGACGCGGACAGGAGACAGTGGTCAGTGGACAGTGAACAGCGCGCAAGGAATGACGGCAAACCCGACGAGATAAAAAAGTCGGCAGCTCGGAAATTTTCTAAAACCTTAGGGAGAACGGCGGTGGGGCGCACGAATCCAGGTTACAGTAAAAAATTGTATCATAATGATAAAAATGCGTCAAAGCTTTTGTTATGAGCGAAAAGTCGTCTACGGTGGAAAGACAGTGGCTAGTGAAGACAAAGCGTCTGCAAGCCGCGCAAAACTTCTAGGACAACAACGAAAGGAAGCTGGAGCCGTGGAGGAGGGGTGCGGCGGAGAAGTTTTCGGCGACGGTTTGGCCCATGTCGGCGAGCGTCGAGCGAACGCCGAGATTCAAAGGCAGTGACCCTTCGACGTCGCCCGCCGCGGCGGGCAAGCTCAGGGCAAGCGAGTGACGAGTGGCCCTTCGGCTCCGCTCAGGGCAAGCGAGTGACGAGCCAACTTTCTCGACCGTCCAGTTGACGGAGGAATTCCCGGCGTTTGCGGAATCCATTCGCGGCGAATAGCAGAGGATAGGGACGTATTCGCGGGAATGATCCGTCGTGGGATTCACGGGATCAGGATCGCAACCGTGATCGGCGGTGATCATAAGTAAATCGGAATCGCTCAGCGCGGCGAGAAATGGGCCGAGGAGCGCGTCGAATTCCTCGAGGGAACGCGCGAAGCCTTCGACGTCCTTGCGATGGCCATAGAGCATGTCGAAATCAACGAGATTGGCAAAGATGAGGCCGCGCGGCTGCTGGGCGAGCGCGGCGGTTAGTTTGGCCATGCCGTCGGCGTTGTTTCTTGTGGTGACGTAATCGGCGACGCCGCGGCCGTTGTAGATGTCGTGAATCTTGCCGACGCCGAAGACGGGGATTTTCGCGTCGGCGAGAACGTCGAGAAGCATGGAGCGCGGCGGCTCGACGGCGTAATCGTGGCGGCGCTCGGTGCGGCGATAATTTCCCGGCGCGCCAGTGAATGGACGCGCGATGACGCGGCCGACGCGATGCGGGCCATCGAGAAGTTTGCGCGCGATTTCGCACATTTTGTAAAGCTCGGCGATGGGAATGGTGTCTTCGTGTGCGGCGATTTGAAAAACGCTGTCGCCGGAAGTGTAAACAATGGGAAAGCCCGTGCGCTGATGCTCTTCGCCGAGTTCCTTGATGATTTCCGTGCCGGAAGCGGGCTTGTTGCCGATGGTTTTGCGGCCAATGGCGCGTTCGAATTTTTCCATCAAGTCGCGCGGGAAGCCGTTTTTGTACACGGGAAACGCCTGATCGAGCCAGATGCCGGCCATTTCCCAGTGGCCGGTGGTTGTGTCCTTGCCGGGCGAAACCGTGATTCCCTTCCCGAAGGCGCCGGCGGGACGCGCGGGCGGAGTGAGATGCGCGAGAGGTTTGACATTGGCAAGGCCGAGGCGGATGAGATTTGGCAGGCGCAGCGGACGGGAGCGCGCGATGTGGCCGAGCGTGTCGCGGCCCACGTCGCCGTAGTCGGCGGCATCAGGCAGTGCGCCGATGCCGACGCTATCGAGGACGATCCAGATGACGCGTAGGAAAGGAGTATCCACCAGAATCCTGGCTAGAATTTGGTCCGCAAAAACTCAACGAGAATATAGCCGATCACCGGAGCGATCGCGGCGATTTCAAAATTGGCAACAGTGAAGATATCCGAAAAGGCCCAAATCAGGCCTCGCCTTTGCCCCATGCCGGAGCGTTCGAATTCTCCCATCAGCAGATTCGAATAAAACAGGAACAGAATGAAGCCAATTTCGATCAAGCCGCGCAAGGCGCTCTTTTTCATCGCGCGGAGGATTATAGCGCCGTCATTTGCCGAGGTCTTGCGCGAAGACGTATAATTTTTGGTTTAGGCCTATGGCGACGAAAACGACAGAGCAAGCTGGTCCTGGTTCGCGCCCCGCGAAAAACGCAAAAGAGGGGCGTTTGCCGAGGCGCGCGCAGACGAAGGCTTCGGCGACGACGGAGAATACCGTAGCAACGATGGAGTTGGCTGCGGGCGCGCAGGATGCGATTCGCGTGCGCGGAGCGCGCGTACACAACCTGAAGAACATTGATTTCGAGATACCACACAACGCCATCACGGTAGTGAGCGGCGTCTCCGGCTCGGGAAAGTCCAGCCTAGCGTTCGATACGATTTATGCGGAGGGTCAGCGGCGCTATATCGAGTCGCTTTCGGCATACGCGCGGCAGTTTCTGGAGCGCATCGAGAAGCCCGATGTGGACGAAGTGACGGGCATTGCGCCGGCGATCGCGATTCGACAGAAAAACTCCACAAGAAATCCGCGTTCGACCGTGGCGACTTCGACTGAAATTTACGATTACCTGCGGCTGCTCTATGCACGCGTGGGCCACACGTTCTGCGTTCGGTGCGGCGAAGAAGTGAAGAAGGATTCGATCGACGAGATCGCGGAGCGCGTGCTGGCATTGCCGACCGGACGAAGATTTTACGTGCTGTACACGCTCGTGCTGCAAACGGAAGCGACGGAAACAGCAAAGACGGCGGGCGCGGGGAAAGCGGCGCGGACTGGCTTTTCAGCGAAAGTGGCCAAGAAAGCGCTGCCCGTAGCCGAAGCCGTAAAACGGACGCTTGGAGATTTGCAGAAGCGCGGGTTCAGCAGGCTCTATCAGGAGGGGCGCGTTTACGAATTCTCTTCCCCGGAAACGCTGCTGGATGTGGATTTCGCGAAACCCGTCCATGTGCTCGCGGACCGACTCGCGCTGGGGCCAGAGATTCGCTCGCGGCTGAAAGATTCCATCGAGATTTGTTATCGCGAAGGGCGAGGCGAAGCGATTTTGGAATTCGCGCCGGAGCAGCCGGGAGCGGCACCGGAACGGATGGTTTTCAGCGAACGTTTTGAGTGCAAGAAATGCGGAATTGCTTATCAGGAGCCGGAGCCGCGACTGTTTTCGTTCAACAATCCCTATGGCGCGTGCCCGCGATGCCAGGGATTCGGCAACACGATTGATTTCGACATCGACCGCGTGATTCCGGACAAAGGAAAATCGCTCGCGGAGGGCGCTGTCGAACCGTGGACGAGGCCGCGCTTCCGGCAAATCGTGCAGAATTTGAAAGCCTATGCAACGAAGAAAGGCATTTCGCTGACGACGCCGTTCCGCCAGCTTACGGAACAACAGAAGAAATGGATCATCGAGGGCGACCGGAAAGAGGACTGGAGCGGCGTCACGGGATTCTTCGCCTGGCTTGAGCGCAAGAAGTACAAGCTGCACGTGCGCGTCTTCCTGAGCCGGTATCGAGGATACGCGACATGCCCGGATTGCCAGGGAACGCGGCTGCGGCCGGAAGCGCGTGCGGTGCGGGTGGCGGGAAAATCCATCACCGAAGCGTGCGAAATGACTGTCGCGGAGGCGCGGAAATTCTTTTCGTCGCTGAAATTGAGCACAGGTGAGGCGGTCATCGCGGGAAAAGTGCTCGAAGAAGTGCAGCAGAGATTGCGATTTCTGGATGAAGTTGGGCTGGATTATTTGACGCTCGACCGGCTGACTTCGACGCTCTCGGGCGGCGAGTCACAGCGGATTCAACTGGCGACGTCGCTGGGATCGCATCTGGTAGGTGCGTTGTACGTGCTGGATGAACCGTCCATCGGTTTGCATCCGCGGGACACGCACCGGCTGATTTCCATTCTGAAAAGTTTGCGAGAGCTTGGGAACACGCTGCTTGTCGTCGAACACGATGCCGATACCATTCGTGCGGCGGATTACGTGATGGATTTGGGACCGGGCGCAGGCGAACACGGCGGGAAAATTCTTTTCGCGGGAACGCAGAAGCAACTGGAAACGGACACCCATTCGCTGACGGGGCGCTACTTGAGCGGTGAGCTGCATATTCCCGTTCCTGCAACGCGGCGGAAGACGCAAGGACGATTCCTGAAAATTCTGAAAGCGCGGAGCCACAATCTGAAGGAAGTCGATTTAATGGTGCCGCTGAACATGATTGTGACGATCACAGGAGTATCCGGATCGGGGAAATCGACGCTTGTCCATGATGTAATCTACAAAACGCTGCAAGCGAAACGCAATGGCGGAAACTGGCGCGATGCCTGCGACGACATTCAGGGAGACGGAGCGCTGACCGCCGTGGAAATGGTGGATCAGTCGCCGATTGGGCGAACGCCACGGTCGAATCCGGCGACGTATCTGAAGGCGTTCGATGCGATTCGCGAGCTTTTTGCCTCGACGCCGGATGCCAAGAAACGCGGCTACGCGGCAGGACATTTCTCATTCAACATTCCGGGCGGGCGATGCGAAGCGTGCCAGGGAGACGGCACGGTGACCGTGGAAATGCGATTTTTGGCCGATGTGGAATTGATCTGCGAGGAATGTAGAGGCACGCGATACAAGAGCGGCGTCCTCGAGGTGCATTATCACGGCAAGAACGTTCACGATGTGCTGCAAATGACTGTGCACGAAGCCATGGCGTTTTTCGCCGGGGCACCGAAAGTCACGTCGAAACTCAAGGTGCTGGAAGAAGTCGGGCTTGGATATCTGCGATTGGGCCAGTCGGCGTCGACGCTTTCCGGCGGCGAGGCACAACGTTTGAAACTGGCGGCGCATCTCACGCGACAAGAGAATACCGGTGTCCTGTACATTTTCGACGAACCGACAACGGGACTGCATTTCGATGATATTTCGAAATTGCTGGCGGCATTCCGAAAGTTGCTCGAAGGTGGAGCTTCGGTGCTGATTATCGAACACAACCTGGATGTTATTAAATCGGCGGATTGGGTCATAGACCTGGGGCCGGAGGGCGGCGAGCGCGGAGGGCGCCTGGTGGCCTGCGGAACTCCGGAGCAGGTGGCGCGCAACGCGCAGTCCTATACGGGGAAATTCCTAGCGAAGGCGCTCGAAGAGGGCATGCGCAATGGTCGCAACGGGCACAATGGACGCCAGACGCCGGTTTCGCAAAATCACGTGCCATGAAGCGCACTAGAAGGACTGCGGCGATTTATCTGGCGGCGACGTTTGCCGCGGCCACGGCAAGCGGGCAATCCTCCACAGGAACGCGGACGAAAGTACATTATGTGTCTCCGGAGGATGTTGCGCTGCATCAGTTGCTGGTGGATGCGAAAGCGGCCGCCGACAAGAACGACTACGCTACAGCGACTGAGGATTACGAAAAGTATCTCGAGCAAAAACCTAACGATGCGGAGGCGCATTTCGATCTTGGGTACGTTTATACCGCGCAGCATCAGAATGAAATGGCGGACACGGAATATCGCAAGGCCATCGAGCTCGATCCAAAGATGACACAGGCGTATTTGAATCTGGGAATCAGTCTGATCGAAAGCGACCCGAAAGCAGCCATCGACCCCCTGCAGAAAGTGACGGAACAAGATTACGGATTCGAACGCGGGCACTTTTTGCTCGGCATGGCAGAGGAGAATGCGAAGGAATTTCCTGAGGCGGTGAAGGAACTCGGGATTGCCGTGAAACTCGACCCGAATGACGAGGCCGCATACACAGCGCTGGGAAGAGCTGAACTTGCATCCGGAAATGCGCCGATGGGAGAAACGAACTTCCGCGAGGCATTAAAATTGAAAGCGTCCGATCCGGACGCGCAACTGGGGCTGGCGAACTGCCTGATTCAAGAGAAAAAACCGGCTGACGCGGCGGCGGCGCTGGCGGACTATCTGAAAGCGCAGCCGAATGACGAACGAGCGCGAATGGTGCGCGCTTCCATACTCGCCGACATGGGCGAGAATGATGAGGCGGTCGCGGAGCTTGACACGGCGGCAAAAGCCAGGCCAGAAACGCCAGAGTCGCTCAAACTGCGCGCATTGATTTATTATCGGGAAAAGAAATTCGCGCAAACGGTCGCTGTGCTTCAGAAAGCCGAAGCCATGGATCCTCAGAATGTAGATATCCATGCCGAGATGGGCCATGCGCTGCTGGAAATGCATGATTATGGCGCTGCGACAAAAGAGCTGGAGACGGCGTTCCAACTGGATACGAACGCGAACGATGTGCTGCATGATTTGATGACCGCGGAATACCTGAACAAGAACTACACCGCCACTTTGACAGCTCTCGACATCCTGGCGCGACGAGAAACGCCGAACGCAGGCGCATGGTTTGTGCGGGCGACATGCTACGACCATCTGGGGCAACTCGAATTGGCGCTCGACGCGTACAAGAAATTTCTCGCTCTGAATAAAGAACAAGGCAGCGACGAATATTTCGAAGCAGCAGCGCGCGTTCGATTTCTGGAAGACGCGCTGAAAAACAAGAGGAAATGAAATGGGCGCGCGCGCGGTGATTGCTGTGTTTGTCCTTGGATTTACTTTCGTGGCAGCCGCGCAATCCGCGCGCGTGCAAAAAGAAATTGCGAGGCATCAGGCGGAGTATGCGAGCGAGACCGATCCTGTGCGAAAGGCCAAGATCGTTGTGAAGCTGGGCCGGGCGGAGAACAAGGCGGCGCAGCAGAGCGCGGATATCGAAAATTTTGTCGAAGCGCTCGATTTTATGAAAGATTATGAGCAAAAGGCAAGCGAAACAGACCGGATGCTCGACAAAACCGGCGTCAATCCGGAGTCCCATTCCAACGGATTTCGCCAACTGCAAATTTCGGTCCGTGAAAACCTGAGAACGGTGCGGCAAATTGCGAATCGCGCTCCATTTGACCAAAGGCAGCCGTTCCTGGACCTCGCAAAACACCTGGACGCACTGAACCAGAAGCTGCTGGCCGAACTATTTCCGCGGCGGCCGCGCGAGGCGAACGAGGAAAAGCAGCAATCGAGGTGAGCAGTGGCAAAGAACGTGAGAGGAATCGCGCGGCTGTGCTTGAGCCTGATCGCGCTTGCCATCATCAGCATGACGTGGGCCCGAATTTTGCGCGCGCAGGAGCAGCCGGATTTTTTGAGTCCGAATGAGGCGAATCAAGTACGAGACGAGCAGGACCCGGGGGAACGAGCAAAGTTGTTTTTGAATTTTGCGCACGACCGGCTGAAGAAATTCGAATATGAATTGCAACTCAAGTCTCCGCAGATGCACAGGGAAGAGCTCCTGAACGGCCTTTTGGATGGATATTCGAGCTGCCTCGACGAAGGAACGGAACGCCTGCGAAACGCGCGGAAGGCCGGCGCGAATCTCCGGAACGTGATCAGCGCGTTTCAAAAAGAAAGCAAACAAAATCTCGAAATGCTAAAGAAGATCGAAGCCGCCGGCGGGCCAAAGCTGGACTCGTATAAGGATAACCTGGACGACGCGATCGGCAGCACACAAGACGCCTTGGATGAGGCAAACAAAGCTGCAAAAGAATACGGATCGGTGCCGATTCGGAGAAAACCTTGACGAGAAGCGCTGTTGCACGAATGAAGCATGTTCCTGGCGGCGCGATGGTGTTTCAACGGATGTTTACGCGGCTGGCCTGCACCGGGCGGCCTCCGCATTTCGTCGTGGAGTTCTATCCGTATTCGAGCCTGACTCATTCGATCCGGCTGCGGGAAGAAACGGCGTATGTGCGGCTTTCCGATTTATTGCGCGGTGCGCCGCTTGAGGTTCTGGAAGCGGCGGCGGCAATTTTGTTGGCGCGTCTTTACCGGCGGCGAGCGCCGCGGCAGATTACAGACACATACAAAAATTATGCACACGGACACGAAACGCGGCGGCGTCTGCTGGCGCTGCGGCGAAAGCGTGCGCGGCTGAGAATTTCGCTACCGCGCGGACGGCATCATGACCTGGAACCGCTTTTCGACGAGCTCAATCGGAGATATTTTCAGGCGAGCTTGCCACGGCCCAGAATCGGCTGGAGCGCCCGGCAGTGGAAAAGCCAGCTCGGAACGTTCGATCCCGCGCTTACGCAAATTGCGATCAACTGCGCGCTGGATAGCGCGAGCGTGCCGGAATACGTGATCGCGTACGTGCTCTACCACGAGATGCTGCACCAAAAGCATCCCATGAAGCTCGCCCGATGCCGGCTGGAATCGCACTCGAAGAAATTCCGGGAGGAAGAAAAGCAATTTGCCGATTACGCAAGAGCGATGAAATTTCTAGAGCGATTTGCCTGAACGGTTTGCGGCGGCTTTGTCTTTCGAGATTTGATCCTGGAGTTTGGCGACGCGTGCACGGACTTTCTTGGAATCGCGCGCGTTCGGAAGAATTTTCAGATATTGCTGGTAGTAGTCGATGGCCGAGGCAGGATCATTCTTTTTTTCGTAGACCTGGCCAAGGAGCAGACGTGGTTCGGCAAAATTGGGCTTATGGTGCATGGCATCTTTGAAGCGCGCGATGGCGCCATCAAGGTCGCCCTTGTCCAAATAGAACCTCCCGACCTCGACATCGTGTTTCGCGAGCGCTGGGTTGTAATTGGCGACCGGCTGCTCGGACGGCGCAACAGGAGACTGCGATTGCGCGGACGCGGCGCCGCAAAGACCAAATGCAGCGAGCGTCAAACCCAGGAAGATTCGGCGGGCCGACATTTCCAACATGCCTTGCAAAATGACCTCGGATGCTCGAAAGCAATTCGATGACGTCTGATAAAATCAGACTGTTTTCCGCGGCTTCGCGAATCGGCGAGGCCGCACAAACAGCATAACTCTTTCCCATGGATCTCCGCGAAAAAGTTTCCGAATTCCCACTCGAGCCTGGAGTGTATCTGTTCAAAGACGCGGCGGAAAAAATCATTTATGTAGGTAAAGCGAAATCGTTGCGGCAGCGTGTGAAGTCGTACCTGCTCGATTCGCGGCAATTGGACGCAAAGACCGGATCACTGGTGCGGGAGATTGCCGAAGCGGAATACATCGTTGTCGACAACGAACGCGAGGCGCTGGCGCTCGAGAACCATCTCATTAAGAGGCACAAACCGAAATTCAATATTCTGCTGCGCGACGACAAAACCTATCCGTACATCTGCTTTACGGCCGCGGAAGAATTCCCGCGCGTGTTCGTGACGCGGCGGCTGGAGAAGAACGGCTCGCTCTATTTCGGGCCATATTTTCCGGCCGGACTTGCGCACCGGATCGTGCATTTCATCAATCGATATTTTGGAATTCCTTCAGCAAGAATGGAGCTGAACCGGCCGCAC
This region of Candidatus Acidiferrales bacterium genomic DNA includes:
- a CDS encoding PadR family transcriptional regulator, with product MARTVMEDRSEFLKGTLDMLILKVVALGPIHGYAISQRIQQISRDFFQVQQGSLYPALHRLENRGLLGAEWRATETGREAKFYALTKKGRKQLEAEMASWERISDAVALILRTAE
- a CDS encoding phosphopentomutase; this translates as MDTPFLRVIWIVLDSVGIGALPDAADYGDVGRDTLGHIARSRPLRLPNLIRLGLANVKPLAHLTPPARPAGAFGKGITVSPGKDTTTGHWEMAGIWLDQAFPVYKNGFPRDLMEKFERAIGRKTIGNKPASGTEIIKELGEEHQRTGFPIVYTSGDSVFQIAAHEDTIPIAELYKMCEIARKLLDGPHRVGRVIARPFTGAPGNYRRTERRHDYAVEPPRSMLLDVLADAKIPVFGVGKIHDIYNGRGVADYVTTRNNADGMAKLTAALAQQPRGLIFANLVDFDMLYGHRKDVEGFARSLEEFDALLGPFLAALSDSDLLMITADHGCDPDPVNPTTDHSREYVPILCYSPRMDSANAGNSSVNWTVEKVGSSLACPERSRRATRHSLALSLPAAAGDVEGSLPLNLGVRSTLADMGQTVAENFSAAPLLHGSSFLSLLS
- the uvrA gene encoding excinuclease ABC subunit UvrA; the protein is MATKTTEQAGPGSRPAKNAKEGRLPRRAQTKASATTENTVATMELAAGAQDAIRVRGARVHNLKNIDFEIPHNAITVVSGVSGSGKSSLAFDTIYAEGQRRYIESLSAYARQFLERIEKPDVDEVTGIAPAIAIRQKNSTRNPRSTVATSTEIYDYLRLLYARVGHTFCVRCGEEVKKDSIDEIAERVLALPTGRRFYVLYTLVLQTEATETAKTAGAGKAARTGFSAKVAKKALPVAEAVKRTLGDLQKRGFSRLYQEGRVYEFSSPETLLDVDFAKPVHVLADRLALGPEIRSRLKDSIEICYREGRGEAILEFAPEQPGAAPERMVFSERFECKKCGIAYQEPEPRLFSFNNPYGACPRCQGFGNTIDFDIDRVIPDKGKSLAEGAVEPWTRPRFRQIVQNLKAYATKKGISLTTPFRQLTEQQKKWIIEGDRKEDWSGVTGFFAWLERKKYKLHVRVFLSRYRGYATCPDCQGTRLRPEARAVRVAGKSITEACEMTVAEARKFFSSLKLSTGEAVIAGKVLEEVQQRLRFLDEVGLDYLTLDRLTSTLSGGESQRIQLATSLGSHLVGALYVLDEPSIGLHPRDTHRLISILKSLRELGNTLLVVEHDADTIRAADYVMDLGPGAGEHGGKILFAGTQKQLETDTHSLTGRYLSGELHIPVPATRRKTQGRFLKILKARSHNLKEVDLMVPLNMIVTITGVSGSGKSTLVHDVIYKTLQAKRNGGNWRDACDDIQGDGALTAVEMVDQSPIGRTPRSNPATYLKAFDAIRELFASTPDAKKRGYAAGHFSFNIPGGRCEACQGDGTVTVEMRFLADVELICEECRGTRYKSGVLEVHYHGKNVHDVLQMTVHEAMAFFAGAPKVTSKLKVLEEVGLGYLRLGQSASTLSGGEAQRLKLAAHLTRQENTGVLYIFDEPTTGLHFDDISKLLAAFRKLLEGGASVLIIEHNLDVIKSADWVIDLGPEGGERGGRLVACGTPEQVARNAQSYTGKFLAKALEEGMRNGRNGHNGRQTPVSQNHVP
- a CDS encoding tetratricopeptide repeat protein; translation: MKRTRRTAAIYLAATFAAATASGQSSTGTRTKVHYVSPEDVALHQLLVDAKAAADKNDYATATEDYEKYLEQKPNDAEAHFDLGYVYTAQHQNEMADTEYRKAIELDPKMTQAYLNLGISLIESDPKAAIDPLQKVTEQDYGFERGHFLLGMAEENAKEFPEAVKELGIAVKLDPNDEAAYTALGRAELASGNAPMGETNFREALKLKASDPDAQLGLANCLIQEKKPADAAAALADYLKAQPNDERARMVRASILADMGENDEAVAELDTAAKARPETPESLKLRALIYYREKKFAQTVAVLQKAEAMDPQNVDIHAEMGHALLEMHDYGAATKELETAFQLDTNANDVLHDLMTAEYLNKNYTATLTALDILARRETPNAGAWFVRATCYDHLGQLELALDAYKKFLALNKEQGSDEYFEAAARVRFLEDALKNKRK
- a CDS encoding tetratricopeptide repeat protein — encoded protein: MSARRIFLGLTLAAFGLCGAASAQSQSPVAPSEQPVANYNPALAKHDVEVGRFYLDKGDLDGAIARFKDAMHHKPNFAEPRLLLGQVYEKKNDPASAIDYYQQYLKILPNARDSKKVRARVAKLQDQISKDKAAANRSGKSL